A genomic window from Haliaeetus albicilla chromosome 10, bHalAlb1.1, whole genome shotgun sequence includes:
- the LOC104319029 gene encoding solute carrier family 2, facilitated glucose transporter member 11: MEIKNPASLKMSYNLFLLAFVLGIGGSFQYGLQVSIINSPAEYIKSFIRETWLKRYSSSPSEDMITLTWSFVVSIYSIGGLLGSLSAGYLSVRFGRKKAMLFANIPALLSATLMGLSRLCGSFEMIIAGRLFSGVCGGLALNIHLMYAGECAPRKLRGLIAITASTATAVGKFVGFALGLREVLGVDALWPVLMAVNALPALFQLLTLPFFPDSPRYLLIDKKDKERCIKAVKQLWGDGDHMAEIDDMMAEQEAIRGEKAKSVCDLFRDKSVRWQLITLFLVASCMQLIGVNVVYFYAYSVFIKAGIPPAQTHYVSLGVGITEILTTVLCGFLIERAGRKTLLWKSYTVMALALGLLTVTLSLQDSFSWIPYCSVALIFIFIMSFGIGPGGKTSFHIAFLHAFLLKSQAAPQTLPAGVLCPLPTEIFIQSYRPAAYVFNGATNWIQLFILGLLFPFIVEGLGSFSFIIFLTYCLSMAIFVFLVMPETKGKTMLQVMEEFNRLNYRGKKRQTALQQSNCSVMTVTRL; this comes from the exons AAAATGAGCTACAATCTCTTCCTCCTGGCTTTTGTCCTGGGCATTGGTGGATCTTTCCAGTATGGGTTGCAGGTCTCCATTATCAATTCTCCTGCTGAG tacaTCAAAAGTTTCATCCGTGAGACCTGGCTGAAGAGATACAGCTCTTCTCCCAGCGAAGACATGATTACTTTGACGTGGTCCTTTGTTGTGTCCATTTACAGCATCGGTGGGCTTCTGGGGTCCCTGTCCGCAGGATATTTGTCTGTTAGATTTGGAAG GAAGAAAGCCATGCTGTTCGCCAATATCCCTGCTCTGCTGAGTGCAACTCTGATGGGACTTAGCCGGCTGTGTGGATCCTTTGAGATGATCATTGCTGGAAGATTATTTTCTGGAGTGTGTGGAG GCTTAGCTCTGAATATCCATCTCATGTATGCTGGGGAATGTGCCCCACGGAAGCTCCGCGGCCTGATTGCCATAACAGCTTCTACTGCCACTGCTGTCGGAAAGTTTGTAGGATTTGCTCTGGGTCTCAG agaaGTTCTCGGAGTAGATGCTCTCTGGCCTGTTCTCATGGCAGTCAATGCGCTTCCCGCCCTCTTTCAGCTTCTCAccctccccttcttcccagacTCTCCCCGCTACCTGCTCATTGACAAAAAGGACAAAGAGCGATGCATCAAAG CTGTGAAGCAGCTCTGGGGAGATGGTGACCATATGGCCGAAATAGATGACATGATGGCAGAGCAGGAAGCCATCCGTGGGGAGAAGGCTAAGAGCGTTTGTGATCTTTTTCGTGACAAATCTGTCCGTTGGCAGCTCATCACTCTCTTTCTTGTCGCCTCATGCATGCAGTTAATTGGTGTCAATGTG GTTTACTTTTATGCATACAGTGTCTTTATAAAGGCTGGAATCCCCCCTGCTCAAACCCACTACGTCTCCCTGGGAGTCGGGATCACCGAGATCCTCACCACAGTTCTGTGT GGTTTCCTAATTGAGCGTGCAGGGAGGAAGACACTGCTGTGGAAAAGCTACACTGTTATGGCCTTGGCTTTAGGGCTCCTCACAGTCACTCTTTCACTACAG GATTCCTTTTCCTGGATACCATACTGCTCTGTTGCACTCATCTTTATTTTCATCATGAGCTTTGGCATTGGGCCAG GAGGTAAAACTTCATTTCATATTGCATTTCTACATGCCTTCCTCCTGAAGAGCCAAGCAGCACCTCAAACACTTCCAG ctggagtaTTATGCCCCTTGcccacagaaatatttattcagtCATACAGACCAGCTGCTTATGTTTTTAATGGTGCTACAAACTGGATCCAACTATTCATCCTTGGACTTTTGTTCCCTTTCATTGTG GAAGGTCTTGGTAGCTTCTCTTTCATCATTTTCCTGACATACTGTCTGTCCATGGCTATCTTTGTCTTCCTGGTGATGCCAGAGACCAAAGGAAAGACCATGCTGCAGGTCATGGAGGAGTTCAACCGCCTGAACTACCgtggaaagaagagacagacaGCCCTACAGCAGAGTAACTGCTCAGTGATGACTGTTACTAGACTTTAA